In one window of Gossypium hirsutum isolate 1008001.06 chromosome A01, Gossypium_hirsutum_v2.1, whole genome shotgun sequence DNA:
- the LOC107956374 gene encoding receptor-like serine/threonine-protein kinase At1g78530, translated as MEPDKTHVSTFVAGTFGYLAPEYFDTGRATAKGDVYSFGVVLLELLTGKKPMDEAFLEEGTKLVTWVKVVVEERKQEYVVDSNLGCCYPVDEIKITFGIALMCLQTDPSKRPTMAEVVKMLEQINVRENCN; from the exons ATGGAACCAGACAAGACTCATGTTTCAACGTTTGTGGCTGGAACCTTTGGATATTTAGCCCCAG AATATTTCGATACCGGAAGAGCAACGGCGAAGGGTGATGTTTATAGCTTCGGAGTTGTTTTGCTTGAACTTTTAACCGGAAAGAAACCCATGGATGAAGCATTTCTTGAAGAAGGAACAAAGCTTGTTACATGG GTTAAGGTAGTTgttgaagaaaggaagcaagaatATGTGGTTGACAGTAACTTAGGTTGCTGCTATCCAGTGGATGAGATTAAAATTACATTCGGTATAGCATTGATGTGCCTTCAAACAGATCCTTCCAAGAGACCAACAATGGCTGAGGTTGTCAAGATGTTGGAGCAGATCAATGTCAGAGAAAACTGTAACTGA
- the LOC107956903 gene encoding glucan endo-1,3-beta-glucosidase, with protein sequence MAKVAAALSLSLLIFSFIPGGTLMMVNGQKSWCVAKPSSDQATLLANINFACSQVDCRVMQKGCPCFSPDNLMNHASIAMNLYYQAKGRNKWNCDFRGSGLVVITNPSYADCIYD encoded by the exons ATGGCTAAAGTAGCAGCAGCCCTGTCTCTCTCTCTCCTCATCTTTTCCTTCATTCCAG gtggaACTTTGATGATGGTAAATGGACAG AAAAGTTGGTGTGTGGCTAAGCCATCATCGGACCAGGCAACTCTACTGGCAAACATTAATTTCGCATGCTCTCAAGTGGATTGCCGTGTAATGCAAAAGGGTTGTCCTTGTTTCAGCCCTGATAATCTGATGAACCATGCTTCCATTGCCATGAATCTTTACTACCAAGCCAAGGGAAGAAACAAGTGGAACTGTGATTTCAGAGGCTCAGGTCTTGTTGTCATCACTAATCCAA GTTATGCTGACTGCATTTATGACTAG